Below is a window of Allomuricauda ruestringensis DSM 13258 DNA.
TATTTTGTTTTCGTATTGGGCAAAAAAGCTCAATGAACCATAAATTTAGGGTGTTTCTTTCATCAGTTATTTGTGTTTTCACAACAAAAGCATCCTCCCATACAACATAACTTCCCATTTTTACCATGTTCTTGATAAGTTTGGGTACGTCTTACTACGTAAGAACAACCTCATCAACTAAACTATGAACAAACCCCAATCCTCCCTACTTTCTAGGTGTTTTTTATTGGTAGTTTTTCTTGTGTTCGTTTCATTTCAAAAAGCGTATTCACAATCCTGTGCGGTCAATGCGGGTCCTAACCAAACTTTTGATCAGACTACCTCGGTTTTTTTAAGCGCAGATACTCCGCCAGTAGGTACGGGAACTTGGAAACAACTATCCGGCCCTACATTGGTGGATTTTGATGATGCAACCGATCCCAATACAGAAGTAACCAATGCCACATACGGAACTTACATTTTTGAGTGGACCGTTTCCGGTGCTACTTGCGATACAGCTTCGGATACGGTCGGGATTACGATTGAAGGAATTGATTTATCATTGACAAAAACAATTGATAAATCACCCCCTTTGGTGAGCGACAATGTCAGGTTTACCCTAACTGTTTTCAATGATGGTCCAAGTGATGCCACCAGTGTGGAAGTTACAGATCTTTTGCCTTCAGGGTACACCTATGTGACGGATAATGGCGATGGTGCGTACAATGAGGCCACTGGGATATGGAATGTAGGGTCTTTGGCAAGTGGAGGCTCCACAAGCCTAAATATACTTGCCAAGGTAAATGCCTCTGGAGACTACGACAACACAGCCCAAATAACGGGGCATGACCAAACGGACATTGATTCAACGCCAAATAATGATGCACCTGGCGAGGATGATCAGGACGAGGTCTCTGTAACACCGGAACCCTTGGTGGATATTTCCGTGACCAAAACTGTAGATGAGTTTGTCCCTGAAGTGGGAGAGGAGATAGTTTTTACCATAACTGTTCAAAACGATGGACCAAGCGATGCCACCAACGTGGTGGTCACCGATGTTTTGGCCTCGGGTTATCAATTGGTGAATGCCGCTCCATCTCTAGGGACTTATAATTCAACCAATGGCTCTTGGGTCGTTGGCAATTTGGCCAATGGAAATGTAGAAACCTTGGAAGTAACCTTACAGGTTCTATCAACGGGAGATTATACCAACACAGCCGAGTTGACCAATGTTGCTGAAAAAGATGTGGATTCAACCCCTAACAATAACAACGAATCTGAAGATGATCAACAGTCCATTGAACCTATTCCAATCCCTGTTGCAGATCTTCTTTTGCGTAAATCCGTGAACGTGTTGAGCCCTTATGTGGGCCAAGAAGTTATTTTTACGGTGAACATTACCAATCTGGGGCCTAGTGATGCCTCTGGTGTTGAGGTAATGGATCTATTGCCAGATGGATATACCTATGTTTCCCATACTACCACGGCAGGAATCTACAATGCAACCTCTGGAATGTGGGTGCTCAACGGCGATTTGGCAGAAGGAAGAACAGATACCTTGACCATTGTGGCCACGGTAAATAACTCAGGAGACCATTTTAATGTTGCCGAAGTATTTGCTTCCGATCAATACGATCCGAATTCCATTCCGAACAACAATAATGTTTTTGAAAACGACCAAGATAATGCTGGAACCACACCCATTCCGTCTGCCGATTTGGCCTTGAACGTAAGTGTGGACAATGATTTCCCCGATGTTGGAGCACAGGTAACGTTCACCATTACCCTGATAAACGAGGGGCCGAGCGATGCCTTGGGTGTTGAAGTTAAAAATGTGCTGCCCGATGGTTTTACCTATATCTCTGATGATTCAGGAGGACTTT
It encodes the following:
- a CDS encoding gliding motility-associated C-terminal domain-containing protein; the encoded protein is MNKPQSSLLSRCFLLVVFLVFVSFQKAYSQSCAVNAGPNQTFDQTTSVFLSADTPPVGTGTWKQLSGPTLVDFDDATDPNTEVTNATYGTYIFEWTVSGATCDTASDTVGITIEGIDLSLTKTIDKSPPLVSDNVRFTLTVFNDGPSDATSVEVTDLLPSGYTYVTDNGDGAYNEATGIWNVGSLASGGSTSLNILAKVNASGDYDNTAQITGHDQTDIDSTPNNDAPGEDDQDEVSVTPEPLVDISVTKTVDEFVPEVGEEIVFTITVQNDGPSDATNVVVTDVLASGYQLVNAAPSLGTYNSTNGSWVVGNLANGNVETLEVTLQVLSTGDYTNTAELTNVAEKDVDSTPNNNNESEDDQQSIEPIPIPVADLLLRKSVNVLSPYVGQEVIFTVNITNLGPSDASGVEVMDLLPDGYTYVSHTTTAGIYNATSGMWVLNGDLAEGRTDTLTIVATVNNSGDHFNVAEVFASDQYDPNSIPNNNNVFENDQDNAGTTPIPSADLALNVSVDNDFPDVGAQVTFTITLINEGPSDALGVEVKNVLPDGFTYISDDSGGLFNSSNGVWNVGTVAFESQMEMNIVAEVNPSGDYTTTAEVVDALFFDADSTPNNHILAEDDQDEQAVTPRYITDISVSKTVNDMNPEVGDEIVFTIQISNNGPNDASGLIIEDKLESGYAFVSATVTSGIYDEIAGSWDLPAVSNGSIQTLEIRARVLSSGSYQNTAELTALDTYDPDSTPNNNLGSEDDQETVIPVPGGSSDLSLNKTVDNANPNVGDVVRFVVSVTNHGPSDARNVEVTDVLPSGYTYESHTSTAGIYNADSGIWSVNRTILNQDTESLEILVLVNAPTGTEDEYLNTAFVSESLYADPDSDPSMGLDEDDFADGIADDDEATAVIVPQTTDIAITKKVDNAMPNIGDEVVFEITVTNQGMDNATHLGIEEQLPLGYSYVSSEVTVGAYDTASSFWEIESLPVAETATLLLTVKVLDIEEYLNVASLAYMDQWDTDETNNFAEAFVEPSCLVVYNEFSPNGDGVNDYFKIDCISRYPNNTLQVYNRWGNIVFEKRSYSNDWDGTPNGRAIVQKEDQLPVGTYYYVLDLGDGSEPRTDWLYINR